In a single window of the Papaver somniferum cultivar HN1 chromosome 8, ASM357369v1, whole genome shotgun sequence genome:
- the LOC113302283 gene encoding uncharacterized protein LOC113302283, giving the protein MSRLSFRPRPLDIHKKLPIVKSVKEFEDDDNTTSTRNSIFRLTSEVENEVPATPTKKYAPEIPTPQFDIVDTYEIDYTPTFGQPTSYLRGRGARAEIGEFVEYDLDNEDEDWLQEFNNEREILTAEKLEILLFKLEVLDHKTRERAGVIIPLGSPVPALLQLDVAIELLLAQSVRYNVCQSVYSYWKEKRDRWHKPILRRLQPPPPVNDTNPYNVFRPREKAHRLHTRRMQRRENNVQSFEKLRQVRRNLDQAKTVIEALIKREEKKREVMESEISLQRIQTKYKNETQLIEDGFDLLGAYPPRFGSEDDFMDSDDLSNGYSRSTRPVAAQNSPFTDSKLMMVPTSRLSRRQPYQGWLQRRDPNEPVLLFTKPLDSEKLASAGIVPPPNPPIENGGLSSPNYCFRGRIGRGGRIVFDRWNPLLQTPIAHDKTSSYVSPGLRLPPHHG; this is encoded by the exons ATGAGTAGGCTGTCATTTAGGCCTCGTCCTCTCGACATTCATAAGAAGCTTCCAATTGTTAAATCTGTTAAGGAATTCGAAGATGATGATAATACTACCTCCACACGCAATTCTATATTCCGACTTACTTCTGAGGTTGAGAATGAG GTTCCAGCAACGCCCACTAAGAAATATGCTCCCGAGATACCTACTCCACAGTTTGATATCGTGgatacatatgaaattgattaTACCCCAACATTTGGTCAGCCAACATCTTATTTACGAGGAAGGGGAG CCCGGGCTGAAATTGGAGAGTTCGTTGAGTACGATCTGGACAACGAGGACGAGGATTGGCTTCAAGAGTTTAACAATGAAAGAGAGATTCTTACAGCTGAAAA GTtggagattcttcttttcaagttaGAGGTCTTGGATCACAAGACTCGAGAAAGAGCAGGTGTTATAATACCTCTTGGTTCACCAGTTCCTGCTCTTTTACAGCTTGATGTTGCCATTGAG CTCTTGTTAGCGCAATCTGTACGATACAACGTTTGTCAATCTGTATATAGCTACTGGAAAGAAAAG AGAGACCGGTGGCACAAGCCCATACTTCGTCGGTTGCAG CCCCCACCACCAGTGAACGATACCAATCCGTACAATGTATTTAGGCCTAGGGAGAAAGCCCATCGATTACACACTAGAAGG ATGCAAAGGAGGGAAAACAATGTTCAATCATTTGAAAAGCTACGTCAG GTCAGGCGCAACCTGGACCAGGCTAAAACAGTAATAGAGGCTTTGATCAAG AGGGAGGAGAAGAAAAGAGAGGTTATGGAGAGTGAGATCAGTCTTCAACGGATTCAAACCAAGTATAAG AATGAGACTCAGCTCATTGAAGATGGTTTCGACTTACTGGGGGCCTACCCTCCAAGATTCGGGTCCGAGGATGATTTCATGGATTCAGATGACCTTTCAAACGGTTACTCCCGAAGCACTCGACCGGTTGCAGCACAGAATTCTCCTTTCACGGATTCCAAGCTTATGATGGTTCCGACAAGTCGCTTGAGTAGACGACAACCGTATCAGGGATGGCTTCAGAGAAGG GATCCAAATGAGCCAGTTTTATTATTTACCAAACCTTTAGATTCGGAGAAGTTGGCCAGTGCAGGGATTGTTCCTCCCCCAAATCCTCCAATAGAAAATGGTGGTCTGTCTTCACCGAATTATTGTTTCCGAGGGCGGATTGGAAGAGGTGGCAGGATCGTGTTTGATAGGTGGAATCCGCTCCTGCAAACCCCAATTGCtcatgataaaacttcttcataTGTATCACCAGGTCTCAGGCTCCCACCTCATCATGGTTAA